Proteins found in one Zea mays cultivar B73 chromosome 1, Zm-B73-REFERENCE-NAM-5.0, whole genome shotgun sequence genomic segment:
- the LOC100285723 gene encoding Non-specific phospholipase C1 precursor, whose protein sequence is MAAVARRGPGARLLAALLLLALVVSGHCLDAHHRGLKRRRRKHEIHSPVKTVVVVVMENRSFDHILGWLRRTRPDIDGLTGRESNRLNASDPASPEIFVTDEAGYVDSDPGHGFEDIREQIFGSADTSAVPPPMSGFAQNARGMGLGMPQNVMSGFKPDAVPIYASLADDFAVFDRWFASVPTSTQPNRLFVHSATSHGLTFNARKDLIHGFPQKTIFDSLEENGLSFGIYYQNIPATLFYQSLRRLKHLIKFHQYSLKFKLHAKLGKLPNYVVIEQRYFDCEMFPANDDHPSHDVARGQRFVKEVYETLRASPQWNETALIITYDEHGGFYDHVPTPVVGVPQPDGIVGPDPYYFKFERLGVRVPTFLISPWIEKGTVIHEPNGPQDTSQYEHSSIPATVKKLFNLHSNFLTKRDAWAGTFESYFKIRKTPRTDCPEKLPEVTKSLRPFGPKEDSSLSEFQVELIQLASQLNGDHVLNTYPDIGRTMTVGEANRYAEDAVARFLEAGRIALRAGANESALVTMRPALTSRASMSSGLSSEL, encoded by the exons ATGGCTGCCGTGGCCCGCCGCGGCCCCGGGGCGCGCCTCCTCGCGGCGCTCCTCCTGCTGGCGCTGGTCGTCTCCGGGCACTGCCTGGACGCGCACCACCGCGGGCTGAAGCGCCGGCGGCGGAAGCACGAGATCCATTCCCCGGTCAagacggtggtggtggtggtgatggagAACCGCAGCTTCGACCACATCCTCGGCTGGCTCCGCCGCACCCGCCCCGACATCGACGGCCTCACGGGCCGCGAGTCGAACCGCCTCAACGCCTCCGACCCCGCATCCCCGGAGATCTTCGTCACCGACGAGGCCGGCTACGTAGACTCCGACCCCGGCCACGGCTTCGAGGACATCCGGGAGCAGATCTTCGGCTCCGCCGACACCTCCGCGGTGCCGCCCCCAATGTCCGGATTCGCCCAGAACGCGCGCGGCATGGGCCTCGGCATGCCGCAGAACGTCATGAGCGGCTTCAAGCCCGACGCCGTCCCCATCTACGCCTCCCTCGCCGACGACTTCGCCGTGTTCGACCGCTGGTTCGCCTCCGTGCCCACCTCCACGCAGCCCAACCGCCTGTTCGTCCACTCGGCGACCTCCCACGGCCTCACCTTTAACGCCCGCAAGGACCTCATCCATGGTTTCCCGCAGAAGACCATCTTTGACAGCCTCGAGGAGAATGGCCTGTCTTTTGGCATCTACTACCAGAACATCCCGGCCACGCTCTTCTACCAGAGCCTCCGCCGCCTAAAGCACCTCATTAAGTTCCACCAGTACAGCCTCAAGTTCAAGTTGCACGCCAAGTTGGGGAAGCTGCCAAATTATGTGGTGATTGAACAAAGGTACTTTGATTGCGAGATGTTCCCAGCAAACGATGATCATCCCTCGCATGATGTGGCAAGGGGACAGAGGTTCGTCAAAGAGGTGTATGAAACACTGAGAGCCAGTCCGCAGTGGAACGAGACGGCCCTGATTATCACATATGATGAGCATGGTGGATTCTATGACCATGTACCTACGCCGGTCGTTGGAGTGCCCCAGCCTGATGGAATAGTTGGGCCTGATCCATACTACTTCAAGTTCGAACGGCTTGGGGTGCGTGTTCCCACCTTTCTCATCTCACCTTGGATAGAGAAGGGCACTG TGATCCATGAACCAAATGGTCCACAGGATACCTCGCAATATGAGCATTCGTCCATCCCTGCAACAGTAAAGAAGCTATTCAATTTACATTCTAACTTTCTGACAAAGAGAGATGCATGGGCTGGGACCTTTGAGAGCTACTTCAAAATCCGGAAAACACCAAGAACTGACTGTCCAG AGAAGCTCCCAGAGGTGACGAAGTCATTGCGACCATTTGGTCCCAAGGAAGATTCGTCTCTCTCGGAATTTCAAGTGGAGTTGATTCAACTTGCTTCACAGCTCAACGGTGATCACGTACTGAACACGTACCCAGATATTGGCAGGACCATGACTGTCGGGGAAGCAAACCGCTACGCAGAGGATGCTGTCGCCAGGTTCCTGGAAGCTGGTCGGATTGCTTTGAGAGCTGGTGCAAATGAATCTGCTTTGGTGACGATGAGGCCTGCTCTCACCAGCAGGGCCTCAATGTCCTCTGGTTTATCATCAGAGCTCTAG
- the LOC100277322 gene encoding Probable pterin-4-alpha-carbinolamine dehydratase, chloroplastic-like translates to MALRLSLAPPAAAPAASTCRCSSASFIRPGVAVGSRRGRARGCVVAMADLLGDLGARDPFPEEIESQFGEKVLGNVDTLHQILIPTLSALSLASLPLQPDAEPLSLDDARRLLFKVVGWRLVLSDGDGDEQRPARLQCVWKVRDETCGQELIARINAALHGAGHAPATLAFEAPNQVTAELSTPSAAGDSLTVNDYIVAARIDKVKTLDLIPKKRAWA, encoded by the coding sequence ATGGCGCTCAGGCTCTCCCTCGCCCCGCCAGCAGCTGCACCCGCGGCCTCCACATGCCGCTGCAGCAGCGCAAGCTTCATCCGGCCGGGCGTCGCAGTTGGGAGCCGCCGGGGCAGGGCGCGTGGCTGCGTGGTGGCGATGGCCGACCTGCTGGGCGACTTGGGCGCGCGCGACCCCTTCCCGGAGGAGATCGAGAGCCAGTTTGGGGAGAAGGTGCTGGGCAACGTGGACACGCTCCACCAGATCCTCATCCCCACCCTCTCCGCGCTCTCCCTCGCGAGCCTCCCGCTGCAGCCCGACGCGgagccgctctccctcgacgacgCGCGCAGGCTCCTCTTCAAGGTCGTCGGGTGGAGGCTCGTCCTctccgacggcgacggcgacgagcAGCGTCCCGCGCGGCTGCAGTGCGTCTGGAAGGTGCGCGACGAGACCTGCGGCCAGGAGCTCATCGCCAGGATCAACGCCGCGCTCCACGGCGCCGGACACGCCCCGGCGACCCTGGCGTTCGAGGCCCCCAACCAGGTGACGGCCGAGCTCTCCACGCCCTCCGCCGCCGGCGACAGCCTCACCGTCAACGACTACATCGTCGCCGCCAGGATAGATAAAGTCAAGACGCTCGATCTTATCCCGAAGAAGCGGGCGTGGGCATGA